The following nucleotide sequence is from Mesobacillus jeotgali.
ATCACCTTTACAGGCAGCCTGACAGTCGGAAAAATCATCCGCGATACAGCGGGCTTTAAAAAGGTCACAATGGAGCTTGGTTCCAATTCACCAAACATCGTTTTTGAAGATGCCGATATAGATGATGCGGTCGAACGCCTTGTCAATGCAGCGTTTGGTTACTCAGGCCAGGTTTGTGTATCGGCCCAAAGAATTTATGTCCAGCAAGGTGTATATGATGAGTTCCTAAAGAAATACAAAGAGGCAACGAATAACCTGAAAATCGGCGATCCATTGGAAGAAGAAACGGACTTTGGTCCGATGATCGATGATAATGCCGCGAAAAAAATCCAGGAGTGGGTTGAAGAAGCCAGGAATGAAGGAGCAACAATCGAAACTGGCGGAGAAAGGAAGGGTACGATCATGTACCCGACGATCATCACCAACGTCAACAAGGACATGAAGGTCGTCAAAGAGGAAGCTTTCGCGCCGATTGTGACCGTGATGCCGTTTAAGACCGAAGAAGAAGCGGTTGAAAATACAAATGACTCGATTTATGGACTACAGGCGGGTGTATTCACAAAAGACATCAGCCGGGCTTATCGAGTCGCAGACAATCTCGAGATGGGAGGCGTCTGGATCAATGATTCGTCCGTATTCCGCCAAGATAATTATCCGTATGGAGGAGTGAAATTGAGCGGACTTGGCAGGGAAGGCGTCAAGTATGCGATGGAAGAGATGACTGAATTGAAGTTTATAGGGTTACGTTTGTAAAAAGAAGGAAGCTTAAGGGCTTCCTTTTTAAGTTGCTATTTTCGTCTTATTTCACTTTTGCAACTCCTAATGCATAGTGGCTAAATAATATATTCTCAACCATCTCGGCTTGAGAATCCTTACAATCGACAATAACAATCAATTCGGATTGAAACCCTTTTAACAATCTTCGTTTCTTTTTAATGATTATTTCAGTGAATAGGCGAATGGCAAATCCAATCAGTGCTCCGATAGCTGCACCGATCAACCCCCAATAAATAGGACCCCACGCCAGCTTGAACCCGATACTGGCGCCGATGACTGAAAATACAGTAGCCAGCGCTGCCCCAATATCGATTAGTGATGTTCCATCTGATCGATTGATATTATCAAAAACTATGCGCTCCTCCATACGATTATCAAGGGGGACTACAAAAATATCCTCCTTTTTAATTCCCTTTTTTTCAAGAGTGGCAATAGCCATTTCTGTATGCACAGTATGTTGAAAAGTTGAAAATAGCTGCATTTGTTAGTCCACCTTTATACCTTTCAGCACACGAAACAAAGGAGATTGGTACTTCTCCTGAAAATAGGCACGCTGCTCTTTTTCGTATAACTTGTTATTTTCAACAGTATTGATATAAGCGTCAAAAACTGCAAATCCATATAGAGAAGGGAAGAATAAGAGCCACTCAGGATTAACGACCGAAGTTGCCTTTGCTATTTCGCCTAAAAATAAGAGTGAAATACCTTCCAGAGCGCGGGAGTAATAAAAAAAGACAACGCACCAAATGATGACAAAAAAAGCAGTCACGATTCGGTGAATATAAAGTTGACCTAAGCCTGGTACAAATAGGGACCAAATTATAGCCATGACAGGATTTCTTTTATCCAAATAATTAATTTCCAACGCGCCTATACTGAAGGAGTTAAATCTGTGCTCCTCACGTTCTGCCATTAAGTATATTTTATTTAAATCTACGGTTGTCCGATAACTATCCCAGATTCCGAATATATAAACCGGGATATATATTAATAACCACCTTGTATCTAATATGTCCTTGGCCATATCAATCTCGCCTTGAAAGGAATAAATCATTGCTAAATTAACATTAGCTTTTATGTTTACGACGACTTCCCAGATGAATAAAACAAAACCCCGCAAATACTTCGATAACAACAGATGGCCAAACCCTGGAAATGCAGCACTCCACCAGGCGATGATATAAGGGTTTCTAAGATGAATCTGGGTGGTTCCCAGTGTGCTGACATGGGCGGTGTACCTTCTTGCTGTGTTGTCGTTAGTATAATTGTCCATTAGTTCCCCCGAGCGAAGTTCTTATTATCATTTTTACCTGATAATCCTATTTCATTCACTGGTGAACCTGGGGAAGCAACTCAAATTGAAGCATATTTGAAGCAAGATGTTTATCCTAATGGAGAATTGTGAATTTAGGACACAAACAAGGTTTGGTTAATTGCAAATATTTATGGGAGGGCTTATCCTGCAAGTTGCAGTTAGAAAGTTCAAGGAGGGGGATCAGGAACCTTTCCAGACTGCCATGGAAGGCTCCGATCAATAACAAGCTAATTCGAGGTTACCTTGTC
It contains:
- a CDS encoding aldehyde dehydrogenase family protein is translated as MLETGGDVMKIASIINGAESIDSSGETMEVRNPYSGELVAEMQLAGEKEMEEAIENSLQTFHKTMKTMPVHERSDILRRASDLLEEKQEEFAEIIAMEAGKPIKHSRAEIKRSIQVIRFSSELSKHMEGDVLPMDAGLRGENRMGMVKREPMGVIGAITPFNFPLNLSLHKIAPAIAAGNTVIFKPAEKTPVSAYMLAKLFQEAGLPDGVLNLVLSTGKVAGSTLVPHKDVPKITFTGSLTVGKIIRDTAGFKKVTMELGSNSPNIVFEDADIDDAVERLVNAAFGYSGQVCVSAQRIYVQQGVYDEFLKKYKEATNNLKIGDPLEEETDFGPMIDDNAAKKIQEWVEEARNEGATIETGGERKGTIMYPTIITNVNKDMKVVKEEAFAPIVTVMPFKTEEEAVENTNDSIYGLQAGVFTKDISRAYRVADNLEMGGVWINDSSVFRQDNYPYGGVKLSGLGREGVKYAMEEMTELKFIGLRL